The Mesorhizobium loti genome includes a region encoding these proteins:
- a CDS encoding OmpA family protein, giving the protein MKRQPRILAGTALGLLMASAPLGAFPLQGGAAFGPAQRTSAPFILAQAACAEGESAEACAQKQQAEPEQKPERKKAEPEQQAAPAQSEQPAEEQQPRRKKRDQQQQTEQAPAEQAAPAEEQQPRRKKRDQQQQTEQAPAEQAAPAEEQQPRRKKRDQQQQTEQAPAEQAAPAEEQLPRRKKRDQQQQTEQAPAEQAAPAEEQLPRKKKRDQQQQSEQAPAGQAEPANDNQPAEQAKPRKKKQDQQAEPEVAPTPTEAPAGEATAPAGEQPAAQGEQPQDKTKKHGRKPVGEQPATGEQPANGEQPVTGEQPANGEKPATGEQPATGKQPANGEAAAPVQGENPVQGEAPADPNAAPILDSQKDAERKGGGRKHGDKNGQQNGEQQNSGQNAQQGGDQGQKPVVAPVDQGPPPTDDKAAQQEIKPEKMVPVTEEKGTRLDRAPDENIRDRRRPKGVDVLKEIGDRVIIQLGGQTIVQSNDGPRMNRGAKDVYYENLPQGRTRETVERGNGVQIVTIRNRYGDVIQRSRITPDGREYVLSYVDERDYQDEGDWRDPGDDLPPMRLTIPRREYILDSEDVESPDDYYDFLEQPPVEKVQRLYSIDEVKRSARVRDIARRVDLDTLNFEFGSASISDTEVQKLEGVATAMEKLLKKNPAETFLIEGHTDAVGTPEANLALSDRRAEAVAEALTNAFGIPPENLTTQGYGEEYLKVNTAAPNRENRRVAIRRITSLVAPVASNN; this is encoded by the coding sequence ATGAAACGCCAACCACGGATACTGGCCGGCACCGCACTTGGCCTGCTGATGGCATCCGCGCCGTTGGGCGCGTTCCCGCTTCAGGGAGGTGCCGCATTCGGCCCTGCCCAGCGCACGTCAGCCCCATTCATCCTGGCGCAAGCTGCATGCGCCGAAGGCGAATCGGCCGAGGCCTGCGCGCAGAAGCAGCAGGCGGAACCCGAACAGAAGCCCGAGCGCAAGAAGGCCGAGCCCGAACAGCAGGCAGCGCCTGCCCAGAGCGAGCAGCCCGCCGAGGAGCAGCAGCCACGCAGGAAGAAGCGCGATCAGCAGCAGCAGACCGAGCAGGCGCCGGCCGAACAGGCAGCTCCCGCCGAGGAACAGCAACCGCGCAGGAAAAAGCGCGACCAGCAGCAGCAGACCGAGCAGGCGCCGGCCGAACAGGCAGCTCCCGCCGAGGAACAGCAGCCGCGCAGGAAGAAGCGCGATCAGCAGCAGCAGACCGAGCAGGCGCCGGCCGAACAGGCCGCTCCCGCCGAGGAACAGCTGCCGCGCAGGAAGAAGCGCGATCAGCAGCAGCAGACTGAACAGGCGCCAGCCGAACAGGCCGCTCCCGCCGAGGAGCAGCTGCCGCGCAAGAAGAAGCGTGATCAGCAGCAGCAGAGCGAGCAGGCGCCGGCAGGCCAGGCAGAACCGGCCAACGACAATCAGCCCGCCGAGCAGGCCAAGCCGCGCAAGAAGAAGCAGGACCAGCAGGCCGAGCCTGAAGTCGCCCCGACGCCGACGGAAGCTCCCGCTGGAGAGGCGACGGCCCCCGCCGGCGAACAGCCGGCGGCCCAGGGCGAGCAGCCCCAGGACAAGACCAAGAAGCACGGCAGGAAACCTGTTGGCGAGCAGCCGGCCACCGGTGAGCAACCTGCCAATGGCGAGCAGCCCGTCACCGGCGAACAACCCGCCAATGGCGAAAAACCAGCGACCGGCGAACAGCCAGCCACCGGCAAGCAACCGGCCAATGGCGAGGCGGCAGCACCAGTCCAGGGCGAAAACCCGGTGCAGGGCGAAGCACCTGCCGATCCCAACGCTGCCCCCATCCTTGACAGCCAGAAGGATGCCGAGCGCAAGGGCGGCGGCCGGAAACATGGCGACAAGAACGGCCAGCAGAATGGCGAGCAGCAGAATAGTGGGCAGAATGCCCAGCAGGGCGGCGATCAGGGTCAGAAGCCGGTGGTCGCTCCCGTCGACCAGGGTCCGCCTCCGACCGACGACAAGGCCGCACAGCAGGAGATCAAGCCCGAGAAGATGGTCCCGGTGACCGAGGAAAAAGGCACGCGGCTCGATCGCGCGCCAGACGAGAACATCCGCGACCGCCGTCGCCCCAAGGGCGTCGACGTGCTCAAGGAAATCGGCGACCGCGTCATCATCCAGCTCGGCGGCCAGACGATCGTCCAGAGCAATGACGGCCCGCGCATGAACCGTGGCGCCAAGGACGTCTATTACGAGAACCTGCCGCAAGGCCGCACACGCGAGACGGTAGAGCGCGGCAATGGCGTCCAGATCGTCACCATCCGTAACCGCTACGGTGATGTCATCCAGCGTTCGCGCATCACACCTGATGGTCGCGAATATGTGCTGAGCTATGTCGATGAGCGGGACTATCAGGACGAGGGCGACTGGCGCGATCCCGGCGACGACCTGCCGCCGATGCGGCTGACCATTCCGCGCCGGGAGTACATTCTCGATTCCGAGGATGTCGAGAGCCCGGACGACTATTACGACTTCCTCGAGCAGCCGCCGGTCGAAAAGGTCCAGCGTCTCTATTCGATCGACGAGGTCAAGCGGTCGGCCCGCGTGCGCGATATTGCCCGCCGCGTCGATCTCGATACGCTCAACTTCGAATTCGGCTCGGCCTCGATCTCCGACACCGAGGTGCAGAAGCTCGAGGGCGTCGCCACCGCCATGGAGAAGCTGTTGAAGAAGAACCCGGCCGAGACCTTCCTGATTGAAGGCCATACCGACGCGGTCGGCACACCGGAAGCCAACCTCGCTCTGTCCGATCGCCGCGCGGAAGCGGTGGCGGAAGCGCTGACCAACGCCTTCGGCATCCCACCGGAGAATCTGACCACGCAGGGCTATGGCGAGGAGTATCTGAAGGTCAACACCGCGGCGCCCAACCGCGAGAACCGGCGCGTCGCCATACGCCGCATCACCTCGCTGGTGGCGCCTGTGGCCAGCAACAATTAG
- a CDS encoding YcgN family cysteine cluster protein encodes METPFWKTKALEAMSPAEWESLCDGCGKCCLSKLEDEDTGEIYWTSVGCRLFDAETCRCSDYANRLARVPDCVGLTPQNVRTITWLPSTCAYRLVAEGHDLYWWHRLVSGSAETVHEAGISMRGRVKASETDLAEPEDYFDYMLDDEP; translated from the coding sequence ATGGAAACGCCATTCTGGAAAACCAAGGCGCTGGAGGCGATGAGCCCGGCCGAATGGGAATCGCTGTGCGACGGCTGCGGCAAATGCTGCCTGTCGAAGCTCGAGGACGAGGACACCGGCGAGATCTACTGGACCAGCGTCGGCTGCCGGCTGTTCGACGCCGAGACCTGCCGCTGTTCGGACTACGCCAACCGGCTGGCGCGCGTTCCCGACTGCGTCGGGCTGACGCCGCAGAATGTGCGCACCATCACCTGGCTTCCCAGCACCTGCGCCTATCGGCTGGTGGCCGAGGGCCACGACCTCTACTGGTGGCACCGGCTGGTGTCGGGCAGCGCCGAGACCGTGCATGAAGCCGGCATCTCGATGCGCGGCCGGGTCAAGGCGAGCGAAACTGATCTTGCCGAGCCGGAAGATTATTTTGACTATATGCTGGACGACGAGCCGTAG
- a CDS encoding PAS domain-containing protein codes for MSRIVAKSEEQKDAEAEVEGFQDDLGPFVVAAETTRMAMVFTDAKEPGNPIIFANDAFLALTGYARDEVLGQPFNFLMANGADTRALKRIKVEFEANAETGAEILYRRKDGTEFWAGLFASPVQDKSGAIVQYFTSFVDLTRHKEEQAQSKMLIDELNHRVKNTLATVQSIVWQASRANSDPKAIREAVESRLFALSRSHNLLTRENWHSAGLLDVLHDALEPFGVTDGRAERLVITGDNIRLSTKASLALGIAFNELATNAVKYGAFSNDKGSIQIDWTIEPTSESRRLILSWREKDGPPVTPPLRKGFGSRVIERGLTHELEGTVQLDYRPDGLICTMNIPVPGIRDG; via the coding sequence ATGTCCAGAATAGTCGCCAAGTCCGAAGAGCAGAAGGACGCCGAAGCCGAAGTCGAGGGCTTTCAGGACGACCTTGGCCCGTTCGTGGTTGCCGCCGAGACAACGCGAATGGCCATGGTTTTCACCGATGCGAAAGAGCCCGGCAATCCCATCATCTTCGCCAATGACGCCTTCCTCGCCCTGACCGGATACGCCAGGGATGAGGTTTTGGGTCAGCCCTTCAATTTCCTGATGGCGAACGGCGCCGACACCCGAGCCCTGAAACGCATCAAGGTCGAGTTCGAAGCCAATGCGGAGACGGGTGCGGAAATCCTTTACAGGCGCAAGGATGGCACCGAGTTCTGGGCGGGCCTTTTTGCCAGTCCTGTCCAGGACAAGAGCGGCGCCATCGTCCAATATTTTACCTCCTTCGTCGATCTCACCAGACACAAGGAAGAGCAGGCGCAATCCAAAATGCTGATCGACGAACTGAACCATCGTGTGAAGAACACGCTGGCAACGGTGCAGTCGATCGTCTGGCAGGCGTCGCGAGCCAATTCCGATCCGAAAGCAATCCGCGAAGCCGTCGAGTCCCGGCTGTTCGCGCTCTCCCGGTCGCACAATTTGCTGACCCGCGAAAATTGGCACAGCGCCGGGCTGCTCGACGTGCTGCACGATGCCTTGGAACCGTTCGGCGTCACCGATGGGCGGGCCGAGCGACTGGTGATAACAGGCGACAACATCCGCCTCTCGACAAAGGCCTCGCTGGCGCTTGGCATCGCCTTCAACGAACTCGCGACCAACGCGGTGAAATATGGTGCGTTTTCCAACGATAAGGGCTCGATCCAGATCGACTGGACGATCGAGCCGACCTCGGAGAGCCGCCGACTGATCCTGTCCTGGCGAGAAAAGGACGGACCGCCAGTTACGCCACCGCTGCGAAAGGGATTCGGCTCGCGCGTGATCGAGCGCGGCCTGACCCACGAACTCGAAGGCACTGTGCAACTTGACTATCGCCCTGACGGGTTGATCTGCACGATGAACATTCCGGTACCGGGAATTCGCGATGGATAA
- a CDS encoding SIMPL domain-containing protein yields the protein MTRHLLPLALAAAIAFPAMAGATDLPTPPRIIVSGEGEATVAPDLAVLTLSVMREAKTARAALDANNDAMAAVIAAMKSAGIKDRDLQTAGIQINPRYNYTNKPDGSQEAELVAYQVTNTLSVRVRDVDKTGEILDKAVSLGVNQGGGIAFTNDNPAATVTEARKKAVANAMAKAKTLAEAAGVSLGRVLEITDQNMAPTPMPINAKAFDSAAGAAAPVQAGENSYNVQVTVTFELK from the coding sequence ATGACCAGACACCTTTTGCCTCTCGCGCTCGCCGCTGCAATCGCTTTTCCGGCGATGGCTGGAGCCACCGATTTGCCGACGCCGCCCCGCATCATCGTGTCAGGCGAAGGCGAAGCAACCGTAGCCCCTGATCTGGCGGTCCTGACGCTGAGTGTCATGCGCGAAGCCAAGACCGCGCGCGCGGCGCTCGACGCCAACAATGACGCCATGGCCGCCGTGATCGCGGCGATGAAGTCGGCCGGCATCAAGGACCGCGACCTGCAGACCGCCGGCATCCAGATCAACCCGCGCTACAACTACACCAACAAGCCGGACGGCAGCCAGGAAGCCGAACTCGTCGCCTATCAGGTGACCAACACGCTTTCGGTGCGGGTGCGCGATGTCGACAAGACCGGCGAGATCCTCGACAAGGCGGTGTCGCTCGGTGTCAACCAGGGCGGCGGCATCGCCTTCACCAACGACAATCCCGCGGCCACGGTCACCGAGGCGCGTAAGAAGGCGGTCGCCAACGCCATGGCCAAAGCCAAGACGCTGGCCGAGGCCGCAGGCGTCAGCCTCGGCCGTGTGCTCGAGATCACCGATCAGAACATGGCGCCGACGCCGATGCCGATCAACGCCAAGGCCTTCGACTCCGCGGCGGGTGCTGCGGCTCCGGTGCAGGCCGGCGAGAATTCCTACAATGTGCAGGTCACCGTCACCTTCGAGTTGAAATAA
- a CDS encoding response regulator: MDKLLSGRRFLVVEDEILVLMMIEDMLGDLGCQSVTSAATIEKAIALIEAQPFDAAMLDMNLDGDDSNTVADALAERGVPFIYSTGNSGRDMREGFSNRAVLRKPFSFDELTTTLERLLSS; this comes from the coding sequence ATGGATAAACTGCTTTCTGGCCGGCGCTTCCTCGTTGTCGAGGATGAAATTCTGGTCCTGATGATGATTGAGGACATGCTGGGCGATCTTGGATGCCAGTCAGTGACCTCAGCCGCTACGATCGAAAAGGCGATCGCCCTGATTGAAGCGCAGCCTTTCGATGCCGCCATGCTCGACATGAATCTCGATGGCGACGACAGCAATACCGTGGCCGATGCGCTTGCGGAGCGTGGTGTGCCGTTCATCTACTCGACCGGCAACAGCGGTCGCGATATGCGCGAGGGTTTCAGCAACCGTGCCGTCCTTCGCAAACCGTTCAGCTTTGACGAACTGACCACCACACTCGAACGCCTGCTTTCCAGCTGA